In Phragmites australis chromosome 18, lpPhrAust1.1, whole genome shotgun sequence, the genomic window AAATGATCTTTTGATGTAaaatgaaatagaaaaaatagaaatccAATTCAATAGGAGAGGtgtaaaacaaaaagaaaaaagagataagATCTGGTACAAGATGATGATGGATCTATTTACTCCGATACCAAAGGGTGACCGATCTATTTAGATCCTAAAAATAAACAAGCGTTCgctcatataaaaaaaatgtaacatattttctctttttcttggaCGACATAGACAGGTTGGCCATTCAACTGGCCGCTGTTGACCGCTGTACAACAGCGAAAGGGGATGAATGTGGTGTTGGGTGGGAGAACGTTGATGCCAAGGATGTCACAAAATGTAGTGGTGTTGAAGCGTGAAATGGTCTCAGACTGCGTTTCCAATCATGAATGGCCGAGATGGATGCAATGAAAAAGAGAAGCCTATTGATCCATACTGTCACTGACATCATCGATAGGGGAGGATACAAGTGCATCTGCATCAGACTTGGATCCTGTAGCTCGAGATTACGGTTTCAGCTAGGCGACAGACCAAGATGTAACCCGTAGATAGCTTATGGTGGAATCCTAACTTCTAAAAGCGACAATGAACGCCGACGAAGCTATTGACTTGCAGAGCAGGACACTAGAGTGAGTCGGTACAGGAGGGTATGAGCTATGTTGCACTAGGCTTGAACCGTGTAGCTCAATGTCCCGATGATAGGAAGGCGACAGGGAAAGATGCAGTAGACTGTGTAGATGATGTAGCGTGACCTACAAATCTAAACAATAGTTATTCGATTGGAATAgtaaagaaaaacaagaaagtgCATGTGGAGCATAATCTATATGAAATAAAAGCAAAAGAATGGCAATAGTGTCTGAACGGATGAAAGTGTTGTTTGGTAGAACGATGTTTGAATTCGTGTATCAATGACAAACTATAGTAGTGGCGTAATAAAGAACGTTGGTAAGGTAGAACATAAATTTGTGCTAAATTAGAATGGTATAACAGTACATACGTAGTTGGCAGTTAGTTGATACTAGTCGTGCAATTGTACAGGTCACCCCTGCTAGtttgttttaattaaaaaaatcatgcgTCCGTGATTCTTTATGGGTTTATTATGCACCTAGGCACCAGCTATATATATGGATAATGCTACCGTTTCCTATTTGTATCTCCATAAGGAAGGAAAATGTTTTACGTACGCCCCAGTTCATACGACTGTGTTACAGCCCAACGTGATCTGCGGCTGCAGCTGGGTAAGGTTATGTTTAGTTCGCATCTAATTTTATCATATTAATTTAAGGTTAGTAAGTGTAGtttgttaaaaaataattaataaactTAAAGCTATAAATGTGataaaatgaataaaaaatTGAGTATATGATGTGTagataaaattaataaaatataatttatcataattgtgACAGTAAACAAaacaattatttaaaaaaatctatagcTTAACTAAACCAAACAGATCCCGGCCCGCCCTTGCGCCGGCTCGCACGATGGCTCCCCTAGTACGTGAGTCGTACGAGTCGTACATAGCAAGTTGCATAAGGAATAagtaaattttgttttataaaaacTTTGTATCGGAGAAACTTGACTTGCATGCTGTCCATCTTCTGTCGCCATCTAAGCGAACGAAGAACTCTGAAGTGATTTACGTTTTTGTTTTAGCTAATAAGGTTTTAGGTTGCTAAACTCTAAACTAATTTTCGTTTTTCGTTTTGCTTAAACTCGAGAACCAAACAACGTCTAAAAAATGCCCCAAAGACACACACAGAAAAGGCAAAAATTAACAGCGCATGCTGTACTGCTTGCACATACCGCGGCAAGTGCAACACGCGGTTTATGAAAGTTCTTGTGCTGTCTGTGAGCGTGTCAGCATACCACTTGTGACAAGAGGGAAGAAATCAGCTTTTAGACGTTTGGTATGGGAGTATGAGAGTATGAGACCATTTCGGTCTTTCAGATGCACACTTGCATGGTACCTAAGGAGCATATCCCAAACAAAAAATAGATACCGTTATTTTAATAAAGTGTCACTACCTTTTTTTCAACCTTAGGATTGAACAAAACTAATATGGAGACTTTTTGTTTTCACCACTAAGAAATGTCCACTTCTCACTTATTTATGACATCAATTATATTTGATGTATAAAAAAATGACTTCCATTGGTACCCTTCTCTCTTTTGTCATTTCCCTTGTTTAAGAAAGTCTACGGAAAGCCCATAAAACCGTATAAAACTAACAGAAACCATAGAAAATCCAggaaaatcatagaaaaattaggagaaTACAAGTAATAATGAGTATCACTCAAAATGATTTTGGGATATTTCACACTAGGAAACATTCCAATCTTCCTTACATTATGGAACATTCTAAATTTTCAGTGTAAGaatttgaaaatttgaaaatctTTATTCATAGGTGGTTCCTAATTTCCTTGATTAATATTGATTGTAAAAATTTCTTTGTTTTGTAGAAATTTTCTAATGGTTAAAATTCGTTGACTAACAGAAAATAGTGAAATTGAGAAGGGTACTAACGAAACAATGTTATAATTTCAGGGATATAAAAAATCAATGGCATGAGTGAGAGGAGGAGACTCCTTAGTGGTAAGAAAAAAACTCCCTGTATTAAACATTTAACCAAGCAATGTTTGATCTTGAGGTTTAAGCAATTGAAATACATGTACATAGCTTGAAATGCATTCATTAATCTATCAGTCTTACTcctttatttataggtctaTCGGTCTTTTCCGTATTATGTGTGAATCAAGATATACAACGCGCACCACATAACGCCGTTACAAAAGTTTGAAGTTGGAACATATAAGTAAAAATGGAAATATTCTTGTAAGCAAACAAGAATcacaaaatcaataaaaaaaatttcgggcaaaaaaataattttttgtgcCGTTGAATAGCTCAGCTCAAAAAATTCCGAGCGTAGTTTCAAAACTACCATGATACGTGTAGCAAAACCTGTGGAGCCATGCTGGCTTTTCATGCGCCATGTCACCCGGGAGCTCCACTGCTCCCGTCTATATATACCCAGCTCATACTACTGGCACCAATACAGCGCTTCTTCCACGCTACTGGCTCATCACCAGCAAGCAGAACGCTAGTAAACACCTCTCCTGACATGGCCACTTCTGTCGAGCCACGGCAGTTCGGCCACCTCGAGCCGGGCTCCGCGCCGGTGCGCGTTGCCACGAACGGCGCCAAGGCGTACCCTCCCCCGCCTAACCACATCCCGCGCCGCGCGGACTCGCCCGTGCGCGGCCGCAGCCTCCCTGCCCTCGTCTCGCCGCCCCAGAAGGCCGACGACGCGTcggacgacgaggacgaggagcaGAAGGACTGGCGGGAGCTGTACGGCTCGCAGCTCGAGGTGGAGCCGGCGGTGCACGACCAGCGCGACGAGGGCACCGCGGACGCGTGGATCGAGCGCAATCCGTCGCTCATCCGGCTCACGGGGAAGCACCCATTCAACTGCGAGCCGCCACTGGCGCGTCTCATGCACCACGGTTTCATCACCCCGGCGCCGCTGCACTACGTGCGCAACCACGGCGCCGTGCCGCTGGGGGACTGGGCGACGTGGACCGTCGAGGTGACGGGCCTCGTGAAGCTCCCCGCGCGGCTCACCATGGAGGAGCTCGTCCGCGACTTCCCCGCTGTGGAGGTCCCCGTCACGCTCGTCTGCGCGGGCAACCGGCGCAAGGAGCAGAACATGGTGCAGCAGACGGTGGGGTTCAATTGGGGCGCCGCCGGCGTGTCCACGTCCGCGTGGCGCGGCGCGCGCCTGGGCGACGTGCTGCGCCGGTGCGGCATCATGCCCCGCAAGGGCGGCGCGCTCAACGTGTGCTTCGAGGGCGCCGAGGACCTCCCCGGCGGCGGGGGCTCCAAGTACGGCACCAGCGTCACGCGCGAGTGGGCCCTGGACCCGTCGCGGGATATCATGCTCGCGTACATGCAGAATGGCGAGCCGCTGCTGCCGGACCACGGCTTCCCGGTGCGCGTCATCATCCCCGGCTGCATCGGCGGCCGCATGGTCAAGTGGCTCAAGCGCATCATCGTCACCCCCGCCGAGTCCGACAACTACTACCATTACAAGGACAACCGCGTCCTGCCGTCGCACGTCGACGCCGAGCTCGCCAACGCAGAAGGTAAACTATCCAACCTAGCAACATTCACATCGAGATCGGACAAAATCTTTTACGAGAAATGGAATCGCTGAAACAAATTTGTTGGTTCTGCAAATGCGCAGCGTGGTGGTACAAGCCGGAGTACATCATCAACGAGCTGAACATAAACTCGGTGATCACGACGCCGGGACACGACGAGATCCTGCCCATCAACGGCATCACGACGCAGCGTGGCTACACCATGAAAGGATACGCCTACTCCGGTGAGCTCCTATACCATATATCCTCTTACTTTTCTTACTTTCGGCGCTGTGACTCAGTAGCTGGTACGAGCCAGGTCGGTAAACATAGACCAAACATCCTCTTAATCCTCTCCTGAATCCAGCAAAAAGAACTCCATCAATCCCTACATGACGCAACAAAAGGTGTCCTTTTGATTTTGTAACACTGAACATTTGACAATTAAGAAATTTTACTGACGACTTTGGCACTTACGATATTCGATCGACAAGAAACTGGCAAACAAATTGGAGCCGGTTATGATTATACTACTTCCATTCCCTAGCATTGACTAGACTTAGCCCCCACAGAAGTGGCTTGGAAACCGGGTCCTGGGCTGGCCGATACCATGCATTCATAGTTGATGAAAGTTGGAGTAGTTTGGTGCCCTTTTCTGCTTGGTAAAGCACGCATGACAGCGTGAAACTGGACTTGGCACTTCGTGACATCCAAAAGCTGACCAGCACTAAAGTGTTGCTcttggaataatttttttaaccaGAGGCAGCGCACTACCATTTCATATTAAAAGAAGAAGCTTCTATTAAGAGAAACAAGATCGGACCGTACAAACACACGATTAATTAGGAAAATTCAGACTAAAATACCCTAGCTAAACTAGATCCAAAACACCACAATATATGACCAGCTACCTAGCTAAACTAGGTATGCTGTGGTCATCGTCGCCGCCAAGTTGTCCAATGCTGGACCCAAGCCAATGGCTCAAATGCGGGGAGCGACCTCCAAGGCAATGTCTTCAAAGAGGACGTGATATCGAAGACATTGTCATCGCCCATCCGGAAGCCGTATATGAGTTTTCACTTGGAGAGTCCCACATGGGATGACAGACATCACGACAACACCTCAGAGAGGAAAGAAGTGTCCGCACGCGTCACCGTTGTCAGCACCGACAACAAGCTAGGCTAGGCTTTCGTTCATAGCCTCCTCACCACACCAACCGCACATTTGAACTACACACGTGTAGAGGTAACCGCCCAAGCCGCACCGCCAACGGAGCTGCTGCAGACGGTTCACAAGTGCGCCGCCAACTGGGTCACCACTAGCCAGAGGCTGCTACTGTATTCTGTAtaaaaacacacacaaaaaaaaactgacacttgtctctctatttttgtctgGACCTGTGACAACATCGATTGTAGCTGGTGCGGGTTGGAGAACATCGGACAGGTCCATTCGTGGTCGAAAAGAGCCGCAATTCGTGTGCCCAATCCCAGCTAACAGAAAGATCTGCTTTCTATCCTACATGGCTGTCCCTACTATGGTTCACACACACACGAGTTAGTAGAAAAAGGACAGCatttcgcccccccccccccgtctaCTAGTACTATCTCCAGTGAAATTGGACGAGAGTTGGGGTAAAAGTTGTAGCAAGAAGCAACACGGAAGGATGCTAACAGTAACTTCTTTCCGGAAAGACTCTTGGTAGCAGTATCAGGCAGCAATACGGTAGGTGAGCCACGAGCTTGACGACTTCTCTGTGTTTTGGTACGTAGGCGGTGGCAAGAAGGTGACGCGGGTGGAGGTGACGCTGGACGGCGGCGAGACATGGCTGGTGTGCGACCTCGACCACCCGGAGAAGCCCAACAAGTACGGCAAGTACTGGTGCTGGTGCTTCTGGTCCGTAGAGCTCGAGGTCCTCGACCTTCTCGGCACCAAAGAGATCGCCGTCCGCGCCTGGGACCAGTCGCTCAACACCCAGCCCGAGAAGCTCATCTGGAACCTCATGGTACTGATTGGCGCCGTGCAACTCCGTTACCATGCATGGCACTTTGTTTCTGTGGATTCTGATGATGCTCTGTGATGGATGGTTTGGCAGGGGATGATGAACAACTGCTGGTTCAAGGTGAAGGTGAACGTGTGCAGGCCGCACAAGGGGGAGATCGGGCTGGTGTTCGAGCACCCGACGCAGCCGGGCAACCAGACGGGTGGATGGATGGCGCGGCAGAAGCACCTGGAGACGGCAGAGGCCGCCGCGCCGGGGCTCAAGCGCAGCACATCCACGCCCTTCATGAACACCACCAACGGCAAGCAGTTCACCATGTCCGAGGTGCGCAAGCACTCGTCGCAGGAGTCGGCGTGGATCGTCGTGCACGGCCACGTCTACGACTGCACCAAGTTCCTCAAGGACCACCCGGGCGGCGCCGACAGCATCCTCATCAACGCCGGCACCGACTGCACCGAGGAGTTCGATGCCATCCACTCCGACAAGGCCAAGGCGCTCCTCGACACCTACCGCATCGGCGAGCTCATCACCACCGGCACTGGTTACAACTCCGACAACTCCGTCCACGGCGGGTCCGTCCTCTCCCAGCTCGCGCCCATCCGCGAGGCCATCAGAGCCCCCGCGCCCGTCGCGCTCTCCAACCCGCGCGAGAAGATCCCCTGCCGCCTTGTCCAGAAGAAGGAGTTGTCCCACGACGTCCGCTTGTTCCGCTTCGCCCTGCCGTCGTCCGACCAGGTGCTCGGCCTCCCCATCGGCAAGCACATCTTCGTGTGCGCCAACATTGACGGGAAGCTGTGCATGCGGGCGTACACGCCGACGAGCACGGTGGACGAGATCggccacctcgacctcctcgtGAAGGTGTACTTCAAGAACGAGCACCCCAAGTTCCCCAACGGCGGGCTCATGACCCAGTACCTGGAATCGCTTCCGATCGGCTCCTACATCGACGTCAAGGGGCCTCTCGGCCACGTCGAGTACACCGGCCGCGGCAACTTCGTCATCAACGGCAAGCAGCGCCAGGCGAGCCGCCTCGCTATGATCGCGGGCGGGAGCGGGATCACGCCGATGTACCAGGTGATCCAGGCGGTGCTGCGCGACCAGCCGGAGGACCAGACCGAGATGCACCTCGTGTACGCCAACCGGACGGAGGACGACATCCTCCTCCGCGACGAGCTCGACCGGTGGGTGGCCGAGTACCCGGACAGGCTGAAGGTGTGGTACGTGATCGACCAGGTGAAGCGCCCGGAGGAGGGGTGGAAGTACAGCGTCGGGTTCGTGACGGAGGCCATCCTGCGGGAGCACGTGCCGGAGGGCGGCGACGACACGCTGGCCCTCGCCTGCGGGCCACCGCCGATGATCCAGTTCGCCATCAAGCCGAACCTGGAGAAGATGAAGTACGACATGGACAGTTCTTTCATCGTGTTCTAACTTCTAAGTTCCATAGCAGCCCTACCGATTAATTTGGTACGTACCACGCACCGGGTGTATGTATATACGTGTTGTCCAAAGCTAGTCGAAATGCCTATGCAATTACATGAGATGGGATTATGGGAAGGATTATAAGTTGTACACTTGTACTCTTGTTCTAGTATAGGGACTAGAACAAATAGGTCATATTTTGCCGTCAGAATATGCAGTTTGTGAAGTTCTGAGGGAATGCTTATTTCTTCCTGTACACTACTAGAATGTAACAATTGTTGTTAGCCCTGAGACAGAAATATCATAATGTGTATTGTTAATTGTTTGAAGAGAAATATACCTTCAGCTTGTATTGTCCTCCCAGTATTTTCT contains:
- the LOC133898795 gene encoding nitrate reductase [NADH] 1; protein product: MATSVEPRQFGHLEPGSAPVRVATNGAKAYPPPPNHIPRRADSPVRGRSLPALVSPPQKADDASDDEDEEQKDWRELYGSQLEVEPAVHDQRDEGTADAWIERNPSLIRLTGKHPFNCEPPLARLMHHGFITPAPLHYVRNHGAVPLGDWATWTVEVTGLVKLPARLTMEELVRDFPAVEVPVTLVCAGNRRKEQNMVQQTVGFNWGAAGVSTSAWRGARLGDVLRRCGIMPRKGGALNVCFEGAEDLPGGGGSKYGTSVTREWALDPSRDIMLAYMQNGEPLLPDHGFPVRVIIPGCIGGRMVKWLKRIIVTPAESDNYYHYKDNRVLPSHVDAELANAEAWWYKPEYIINELNINSVITTPGHDEILPINGITTQRGYTMKGYAYSGGGKKVTRVEVTLDGGETWLVCDLDHPEKPNKYGKYWCWCFWSVELEVLDLLGTKEIAVRAWDQSLNTQPEKLIWNLMGMMNNCWFKVKVNVCRPHKGEIGLVFEHPTQPGNQTGGWMARQKHLETAEAAAPGLKRSTSTPFMNTTNGKQFTMSEVRKHSSQESAWIVVHGHVYDCTKFLKDHPGGADSILINAGTDCTEEFDAIHSDKAKALLDTYRIGELITTGTGYNSDNSVHGGSVLSQLAPIREAIRAPAPVALSNPREKIPCRLVQKKELSHDVRLFRFALPSSDQVLGLPIGKHIFVCANIDGKLCMRAYTPTSTVDEIGHLDLLVKVYFKNEHPKFPNGGLMTQYLESLPIGSYIDVKGPLGHVEYTGRGNFVINGKQRQASRLAMIAGGSGITPMYQVIQAVLRDQPEDQTEMHLVYANRTEDDILLRDELDRWVAEYPDRLKVWYVIDQVKRPEEGWKYSVGFVTEAILREHVPEGGDDTLALACGPPPMIQFAIKPNLEKMKYDMDSSFIVF